A single genomic interval of Osmerus eperlanus chromosome 14, fOsmEpe2.1, whole genome shotgun sequence harbors:
- the LOC134034419 gene encoding rab GTPase-activating protein 1, with protein MPEEQAFSVLVKIMFDYGLRDLFKQNFEDLHCKFFQLERLMQEYIPDLYNHFLNVGLEAHMYASQWFLTLFTAKFPLYMVFHIIDLLLCEGISVIFNVALALLRTSKDDLIQTDFEGALKYFRVPVPKRYRSEENAKKLMELACGMKISQKKLKKYEKEYHTIREQQEQQEPPIERYERENRRLQEANMRLEQENDDLAHELVSSKIALRKDLDNAEEKSDALNKELLMTKQKLVEAEDEKRRLEEESAQLKEMCRRELDKSESEIKKNGSIIGEYKQICSQLSERLEKQQTANKAELEKIRLKVEGCEKCSSLFNKEGRVKAVSSAALGSEEEADEEKEELKSQLREMELELAQTKLQLVEAECKIQDLEHHLGLALNEVQAAKKTWFNRTLSSIKTVTGAQGKETT; from the exons ATGCCAGAGGAGCAGGCCTTCAGCGTTCTGGTCAAGATCATGTTCGACTACGGACTCAGGGACCTCTTCAAGCAGAACTTTGAGGATCTACATTGCAAGTTCTTCCAGCTGGAGAGGCTcatgcag gAGTACATCCCAGACCTCTATAACCACTTCCTGAACGTGGGCCTGGAGGCACACATGTACGCCTCCCAGTGGTTCCTCACACTCTTCACCGCAAAGTTCCCCCTCTACATGGTCTTCCATATCATTGACCTGCTGCTctgtgag ggCATTAGTGTGATTTTCAACGTAGCTCTGGCCCTTCTGAGG acctccaagGACGACCTGATCCAGACAGACTTCGAGGGGGCGCTCAAGTACTTCCGGGTCCCGGTTCCCAAGCGGTACCGGTCAGAGGAAAACGCTAAGAAGCTGATGGAGCTGGCCTGTGGCATGAAG ATCAGCCAGAAGAAGCTGAAGAAGTATGAGAAGGAGTACCACACAATCAGagagcagcaggagcagcaggagccTCCCATCGAGAGATacgag AGAGAGAACCGCCGTCTCCAAGAGGCTAACATGCGTCTGGAGCAGGAGAATGACGACCTGGCCCACGAGCTGGTCAGCAGCAAGATCGCCCTGCGCAAGGACCTGGACAAT gctgagGAGAAGTCTGATGCTCTGAACAAGGAGCTCCTGATGACCAAGCAGAAGCTGGTGGAGgctgaggatgagaagagaCGTCTGGAGGAGGAGTCTGCACAG cTGAAGGAGATGTGCAGGCGAGAGCTGGATAAGTCCGAGTCTGAGATCAAGAAGAACGGCTCCATCATAGGAGAATacaaacag atctgcTCCCAGCTGAGTGAGCGCCTGGAGAAGCAGCAGACCGCCAACAAGGCCGAGCTGGAGAAGATCCGG CTGAAGGTGGAGGGCTGTGAGAAGTGCAGCAGCCTGTTCAAcaaggagggcagggtgaaggCGGTGAGCTCGGCGGCCCTGGGCAGCGAGGAGGAGGCCgacgaggagaaggaggagctaaAGAGCCAGCTGAGGGagatggagctggagctggcccAGACCAAGCTGCAGCTGGTGGAGGCAGAGTGCAAGATCCAG GATCTTGAGCACCACCTGGGGCTGGCTCTCAACGAGGTCCAGGCTGCCAAGAAGACCTGGTTCAACCGGACGCTCAGCTCCATCAAGACTGTGACGGGAGCCCAGGGCAAGGAGACCACCTAA